The Salvia hispanica cultivar TCC Black 2014 unplaced genomic scaffold, UniMelb_Shisp_WGS_1.0 HiC_scaffold_702, whole genome shotgun sequence genome includes a window with the following:
- the LOC125199853 gene encoding lysine histidine transporter-like 5 has protein sequence MAEPNSRPNTEAELNSWLPITASRKAKWWYSAFHCVTAMVGAGVLGLPLVLARLGWIPGVLAILVAWLVTWYTVWLLIQLHESETGKRFDRFTELGQHAFGEYLGFWLVMPQQMIVQVGSDIVYMVTGGKSLQKCLALITPKADIRNTYFILMFAAVQLVLSQSPNFNSLKIVSLLAAVMSISYSFIATGTSLWKGFTGHHVVNYGFRSTTTINIIFDIFSSLGVLSFAFAGHSVALEIQATIPSTHTKPSKIPMTKGVTVAYLIVALCYFPVAISGYWAFGNEVEDDVLLSLEHPKWLISAANFMVFIHVIGSYQVFGMPIFDKIESTLVTKWHFNPGRPLRLVARSVFVVFTAFMAILLPFFGGLLGFIGGLAFSSTSYIIPCAVWLKTQKPKAWSFHWILCWTSLLIGFTIMTVAPIGGAHEIIVSWKSYKLFQ, from the exons ATG GCTGAACCGAATTCGAGGCCAAATACGGAGGCGGAGTTGAATAGTTGGTTGCCTATAACCGCGTCCCGTAAAGCGAAATGGTGGTATTCCGCTTTTCATTGCGTCACTGCTATGGTTGGCGCGGGTGTGCTCGGTTTGCCACTAGTCTTGGCTCGGCTCGGCTG GATACCTGGAGTCTTGGCTATACTTGTTGCATGGTTAGTAACATGGTACACGGTTTGGCTATTGATTCAACTCCACGAATCAGAGACGGGTAAACGGTTCGACCGGTTCACTGAGCTCGGGCAACATGCCTTTGGAGAATACCTAGGATTCTGGCTGGTAATGCCGCAACAAATGATTGTCCAAGTTGGATCCGACATCGTATACATGGTCACGGGAGGGAAATCGCTCCAAAAATGCTTAGCTCTCATCACGCCAAAAGCCGATATTCGAAACACTTATTTCATCTTGATGTTTGCTGCCGTTCAATTGGTACTTTCTCAATCTCCGAACTTCAATTCCTTGAAGATCGTCTCTCTTCTAGCGGCCGTCATGTCGATAAG cTACTCTTTCATAGCCACGGGTACATCTCTATGGAAAGGCTTCACGGGGCACCACGTGGTTAACTACGGTTTCCGATCGACGACGACGATCAACATCATTTTTGACATCTTCAGTAGCTTAGGAGTGCTATCATTTGCCTTTGCTGGTCACAGCGTGGCGTTGGAAATTCAGGCGACAATCCCTTCAACGCACACAAAGCCGTCGAAAATTCCAATGACTAAGGGCGTCACCGTGGCTTATCTTATCGTGGCGTTGTGCTATTTTCCCGTTGCAATATCGGGGTATTGGGCATTCGGAAATGAAGTCGAGGATGATGTACTTCTTTCTTTGGAGCACCCGAAATGGCTCATTAGTGCCGCTAATTTCATGGTGTTCATTCATGTTATCGGAAGCTATCAG gtaTTCGGTATGcctatttttgacaaaattgaaTCTACGTTAGTCACAAAGTGGCATTTCAACCCGGGAAGACCTCTTCGCCTTGTCGCACGCAGTGTATTTGTTG TGTTCACCGCATTTATGGCAATTCTCCTTCCATTTTTTGGAGGATTATTGGGATTTATTGGAGGACTTGCATTTTCAAGCACATCTTATATT ATTCCTTGTGCTGTTTGGCTTAAAACCCAAAAACCTAAAGCATGGAGCTTCCACTGGATTTTATGTTGG ACTTCACTGCTAATTGGATTTACTATCATGACGGTGGCACCAATTGGAGGAGCTCACGAGATCATCGTGTCATGGAAGAGTTACAAactttttcaataa
- the LOC125199854 gene encoding uncharacterized protein LOC125199854 — MQSSPFSSPNPTPIGGKIHINSNKSIQTFARAQFPPSILVKFKVAVSRRNCHKNVVFCKRNRFCVRNSSNREEEAQISDEKGARDNDGGGPSTSLLSFLCPLLKLFAAGDPSAERNYLLEEATSSLSTIARFPWGSKSLSDGLNNEQRADPPLPLQLYEFEACPFCRRVREAITELDLSVEIFPCPKGSVRHRATVRQLGGREQFPFLIDPNTGISIYESSDIVKYLFQQYGGNRSPSFGILESTLLTGWVPTLLRAGRGMTLWENSVKQSPPQKLELFSYENNPYARIVREALCELELPYILRSVGEGSIRERMLNEMSGSKEVPYLVDHNTGMEIRDYKKIISYLFETYSSKRVPAYLQQ; from the exons ATGCAATCCTCACCATTTTCATCCCCAAATCCAACTCCAATCGGTGgaaaaattcatataaattccAACAAAAGCATACAAACTTTTGCTAGAGCTCAATTCCCACCTTCAATCCTCGTCAAATTCAAGGTCGCAGTTTCTCGCAGAAATTGTCACAAAAATGTCGTTTTTTGCAAAAGAAACAGATTTTGTGTGAGAAATTCCTCCAATCGAGAAGAGGAAGCCCAAATTTCTGACGAAAAAGGAGCTCGCGATAATGATGGCGGTGGCCCCTCAACTAGCTTGTTGTCTTTTCTTTGCCCCTTGCTTAAGCTCTTCGCT GCAGGGGATCCGTCTGCAGAGCGGAACTATCTACTAGAG GAGGCTACATCTTCATTATCTACTATAGCAAGGTTTCCGTGGGGTTCTAAATCACTATCCGATGGTTTAAACAACGAACAAAGAGCAGATCCTCCACTGCCTCTCCaattatatgaatttg AGGCATGTCCGTTCTGTAGAAGGGTTCGTGAGGCCATTACTGAGCTAGATCTCTCCGTAGAG ATCTTTCCATGCCCAAAAGGGTCAGTAAGACATAGGGCAACAGTCAGACAACTTGGTGGCAGGGAACA GTTTCCCTTCCTCATTGACCCAAACACTGGAATTTCTATCTATGAAAGCA GTGACATTGTTAAATACTTATTTCAGCAATATGGAGGAAATAGGAGTCCGTCATTTGGAATCTTGGAGAG CACACTGCTCACAGGTTGGGTACCGACACTACTTCGAGCAGGCAGAGGAATGACGTTGTGGGAAAATTCAGTAAAACAATCGCCTCCCCAAAAACTGGAGCTCTTCTCATATGAAAACAACCCT TATGCTCGAATTGTTCGTGAAGCACTTTGTGAACTGGAACTTCCTTATATTCTTCGGAGCGTGGGTGAAGGGTCTATACGGGAAAGAATGCTCAACGAGATGTCCGGATCAAAAGAG GTACCTTACCTTGTTGATCACAACACCGGCATGGAAATCAGAGATTACAAGAAGATCATTTCGTACTTGTTTGAAACGTATAGTTCGAAGAGAGTTCCTGCATATCTCCAGCAGTGA